A window from Candidatus Nitrospira neomarina encodes these proteins:
- a CDS encoding ATP-binding protein, with protein MNFYAFSGLLNGLAATASGLIVYAKNPHSSKHQAYALYCLAAAIWGYGYCAWHLSSTHDLALLFVRLLMAGAIFLPPAYLWHVLTLLDDVEAHRWVIRLGWGASLIYFGANFTTYFVADVHQVGDFPFWPQPGPFFHVYLLGFGLSTIYGTWLLYRGARTRTGPERSRFFLLTIGSVIAYLGGMTTFPLWYGIEIPPNGTILLTVYTSVVAYTLLRYRLMDLGTAVERSITGGLLLALVAFPAYPILLLGQSLYFGQINIAYSFVELTVLLILVLGASSLKREAKILITKSLFKERYNRHETVVHFSKSLLSILELKDLTATIVESICPTLGLQWGVLYLRSSSSQDYRPVSSFGKSTTDLPVLYLHKTPTLLEMWRQGTSCFVIHELELSTINSDSEAVIAQLARIGTEVCLPLVNKTRLLGFCVFGPNTKSGGGYTTQDLDLLTTLSQEASVALDNALLYEELKRSQSLVRRTDRLRSLETMAGGLAHEIRNPLTSIKAFVDLAPERKDDEQFLVRFSKVVKEDVFRIERLTREILDYAKPMEPFLKEEDLNDIVESCLYTLRIRPSHELIVVETDLAHGLPKVFADRQQLKQVFLNLLFNAVEAMLPEGGVLTVRTRKIGSGVAQGWVQVDIHDTGKGINPEDIEHIFDPFFTTKHLSQEHEGTGLGLAIAHQIIQEHRGSIEVQSVKGGGTTFLVNLPNSPAPTSVSSAPSVSPKAELPNFD; from the coding sequence GTGAATTTTTACGCCTTCAGCGGACTCCTGAATGGTCTGGCCGCCACAGCCTCCGGCCTTATTGTCTATGCCAAAAATCCTCACAGCTCCAAGCATCAAGCCTATGCCCTGTATTGTTTAGCTGCCGCCATTTGGGGATATGGGTATTGCGCATGGCACCTTTCTTCCACTCACGATCTTGCCCTACTCTTTGTTCGATTGTTAATGGCCGGAGCCATTTTTCTTCCGCCAGCCTATCTGTGGCACGTCCTGACCTTATTGGATGATGTGGAAGCCCACAGATGGGTTATTCGTCTTGGATGGGGCGCTAGTCTTATTTATTTCGGCGCGAATTTTACCACCTATTTCGTGGCTGATGTCCATCAGGTCGGTGATTTTCCATTTTGGCCGCAACCCGGCCCCTTTTTTCATGTCTATCTCCTGGGGTTTGGCCTATCGACGATTTATGGAACGTGGTTACTTTATCGGGGAGCCCGGACCAGAACCGGTCCTGAACGTTCACGATTTTTCCTTCTCACTATCGGATCAGTCATTGCATACTTAGGGGGGATGACGACTTTTCCGCTCTGGTATGGAATTGAAATCCCACCAAACGGCACAATCCTACTGACGGTCTATACGTCGGTCGTCGCCTATACGCTCTTACGATACAGACTCATGGATCTCGGAACGGCTGTTGAACGCAGCATCACGGGAGGCCTCTTGTTAGCACTCGTGGCTTTCCCTGCCTATCCGATCCTCCTCCTTGGCCAGAGTCTGTATTTTGGGCAAATTAATATCGCCTATTCTTTTGTTGAACTCACCGTATTGCTCATCTTAGTGCTTGGAGCGTCCTCCTTGAAGCGGGAAGCAAAAATATTAATCACGAAATCACTGTTCAAGGAACGATATAATCGACATGAAACGGTGGTACATTTCTCTAAGTCCCTCCTCTCCATATTGGAATTAAAAGATTTGACGGCCACCATCGTGGAATCCATTTGTCCCACATTAGGATTGCAATGGGGAGTATTATATTTACGAAGTTCCAGCAGTCAGGATTATCGACCGGTATCCAGCTTTGGAAAATCCACCACAGATCTTCCAGTCCTCTATTTGCATAAAACGCCTACGTTGCTAGAAATGTGGAGACAAGGCACGTCCTGTTTTGTCATCCATGAATTGGAACTCTCTACTATCAACTCAGACTCTGAAGCCGTCATCGCGCAGCTCGCCCGTATTGGAACAGAAGTTTGTTTGCCCTTGGTTAACAAAACCCGGCTCCTAGGTTTTTGTGTGTTTGGACCTAATACGAAAAGTGGCGGTGGGTATACGACCCAGGATTTGGATTTATTAACAACCTTATCCCAAGAAGCGTCCGTGGCGTTAGACAATGCCTTGCTCTATGAAGAGCTCAAGCGCTCCCAATCGTTAGTTCGTCGAACGGATCGCCTTCGTTCTCTGGAGACCATGGCCGGCGGATTGGCTCACGAAATTAGGAATCCCTTGACCTCGATTAAAGCCTTCGTGGATCTGGCACCTGAACGAAAGGATGATGAACAGTTTCTGGTTCGATTCAGTAAGGTCGTCAAAGAAGATGTGTTTCGAATTGAGCGGCTCACTCGAGAGATCTTGGATTATGCCAAACCGATGGAACCGTTTCTCAAGGAAGAAGATCTCAATGATATTGTGGAATCCTGTCTGTATACCCTCAGAATTCGACCCTCTCATGAATTAATTGTCGTCGAAACCGATTTGGCTCATGGGTTGCCAAAGGTATTTGCCGATCGGCAGCAATTGAAGCAGGTGTTCCTCAATCTGTTGTTTAATGCCGTGGAAGCCATGCTCCCGGAGGGTGGGGTGTTAACAGTGCGGACTCGAAAGATTGGTTCAGGTGTGGCTCAGGGTTGGGTGCAGGTGGACATACACGATACTGGAAAAGGAATCAATCCGGAAGACATCGAGCATATTTTTGATCCTTTTTTCACCACAAAGCACTTGAGTCAGGAACATGAGGGAACAGGTTTGGGATTGGCCATTGCCCATCAAATCATTCAAGAACATCGGGGAAGTATTGAGGTCCAAAGTGTGAAAGGAGGGGGAACCACGTTTCTTGTAAATCTCCCCAATTCTCCAGCACCCACATCAGTTTCTTCAGCTCCGAGTGTGTCCCCAAAGGCCGAACTCCCCAATTTTGATTGA
- the purF gene encoding amidophosphoribosyltransferase — MVPSMPSPDGFHEECAVFGIAGSKEAANLTYLGLYALQHRGQEGSGIVSSDGEQFFQKKGLGLVADIYSKKTLRELPGTKAIGHNRYSTAGSGQLQNVQPLSVNFAFGNLALAHNGNLVNAGVLRGELEAYGAIFQSDSDSEVIIHLIAHSKGDTIVNRVIDALSLVRGAFSLVLLTDDQLIAARDPFGFRPLCLGRYKGSWVVASETCAFDLMDAKFVREVEPGEIIVIQGTELTSYHPFLERSRAQCVFEYVYFARPDSKIFGPNAVYPVRKAFGRQLAKECPADADMVIPVPDSGVPAALGYAEGMGLPFEIGLTRNHYVGRTFIEPQQAIRHFGVKLKLNPVPDVLEGKRIVVVDDSLVRGTTSRKIVKMLRQAGAREIHLRISSPPVIAPCYYGIDTPTQKELIGSNLTIEEIRRYVTADSLGYLSLEGMLAMAPGFSHHYCNACFTDNYPIMLTKAEQLQLGLFEPDHLSRS; from the coding sequence ATGGTACCGTCTATGCCTTCCCCGGACGGGTTTCATGAAGAATGTGCTGTCTTTGGAATTGCGGGATCGAAAGAAGCTGCGAATCTGACGTACCTGGGCCTCTATGCCCTACAACATCGGGGGCAGGAAGGCTCTGGTATTGTGTCCTCCGATGGAGAGCAATTCTTCCAAAAAAAAGGCCTGGGTCTCGTTGCTGATATTTATTCAAAAAAAACGTTACGCGAACTTCCGGGAACAAAGGCGATCGGGCATAACCGATACTCTACGGCAGGCAGTGGACAGTTGCAAAACGTTCAGCCCTTGTCCGTTAACTTTGCGTTTGGCAATTTGGCGTTGGCCCACAATGGAAATTTAGTGAATGCGGGGGTGCTTCGAGGTGAACTCGAGGCCTATGGGGCTATTTTTCAATCGGACTCCGATAGCGAGGTCATCATTCACCTGATTGCTCACTCCAAGGGAGATACGATTGTGAATCGGGTGATCGACGCATTAAGTCTGGTGCGAGGGGCATTTTCCTTGGTGTTGTTAACGGATGATCAATTAATCGCCGCCCGGGATCCGTTTGGATTTCGCCCGCTGTGTTTAGGGCGGTATAAAGGCAGTTGGGTCGTGGCATCCGAGACGTGCGCCTTCGATCTGATGGATGCCAAGTTCGTCCGTGAAGTTGAACCGGGCGAAATTATTGTCATTCAGGGTACCGAATTGACCTCCTATCATCCGTTTCTCGAACGTTCGCGCGCTCAGTGTGTATTTGAATACGTGTATTTTGCGAGACCGGATTCAAAAATTTTTGGTCCGAATGCGGTGTATCCGGTTCGTAAAGCCTTTGGGCGTCAACTGGCTAAGGAGTGTCCAGCGGACGCAGACATGGTTATTCCTGTTCCGGATTCCGGGGTTCCTGCGGCTTTGGGCTATGCCGAAGGGATGGGGTTACCGTTTGAGATCGGGCTGACCCGAAATCACTATGTGGGACGGACCTTCATTGAGCCGCAACAAGCCATTCGCCATTTTGGCGTAAAGTTGAAACTGAATCCGGTGCCGGACGTCCTGGAAGGGAAACGGATTGTGGTTGTGGATGATTCCCTGGTTCGGGGCACCACCAGTCGGAAAATTGTCAAAATGCTTCGACAGGCGGGTGCTCGGGAAATTCATCTGCGCATCAGTTCTCCACCAGTCATTGCCCCATGTTATTATGGCATTGATACGCCGACACAAAAAGAACTCATAGGGTCAAATCTCACCATTGAAGAAATTCGTCGTTATGTGACGGCTGATAGTTTGGGGTACCTTAGTTTAGAAGGTATGTTGGCAATGGCTCCGGGCTTTTCCCATCATTATTGCAATGCCTGTTTTACGGATAACTATCCCATCATGTTGACCAAAGCCGAGCAACTGCAACTCGGATTATTCGAACCGGATCACCTCTCTCGCTCTTAA
- a CDS encoding class I SAM-dependent methyltransferase encodes MKPIPSSITSFKQFREAIYAFRVPRIIFSALDLNLFTKMETRDWTIPELAKRIRVSQRGLAILCRNLASVGLLVKSQSGYRLAPFSKRYLQESSTDFQGDYLVLMQRQWSEWSHLTEVIRAGQPLDSQKPETMEYRRSFSWAMHHRSIQPAREVAQQISLKADRTLLDLGGGPGTYALAFLAKNPTLHATVMDRPAALDVARTLAEQSSVGTRLTYQAGDFLTARISGTYDVVWYSNVLHIYSPTDNLKIFKKIKRILNPGGRLLIQDIFLQDANDLQPLEANLFAVSMLLYTQRGNTYSVREVREWLQRTGLTRSRVLHLKKGTGDWEGQLVEGRLPRSG; translated from the coding sequence GTGAAACCGATCCCAAGCTCTATTACATCCTTCAAGCAATTTCGAGAGGCCATCTATGCCTTTCGAGTGCCAAGAATTATTTTTTCGGCATTAGATCTGAATTTATTTACAAAGATGGAAACTCGGGATTGGACGATTCCGGAATTAGCCAAACGGATACGGGTGAGCCAACGTGGACTCGCAATCTTGTGCCGGAATCTTGCCAGTGTAGGATTATTGGTCAAATCACAATCAGGATACCGTCTTGCTCCGTTTTCCAAACGCTACCTCCAGGAATCCAGCACGGACTTTCAGGGAGACTATCTGGTGCTCATGCAGCGCCAATGGAGCGAATGGTCTCATTTAACGGAAGTGATTCGTGCCGGTCAGCCACTGGACAGCCAGAAACCGGAAACCATGGAATATCGACGATCGTTTTCCTGGGCCATGCATCACCGGTCGATTCAACCGGCTAGGGAGGTGGCCCAACAAATTTCTTTGAAGGCGGATCGTACTCTACTGGATTTAGGCGGTGGCCCTGGTACCTATGCTCTGGCCTTTTTAGCGAAGAATCCAACACTTCACGCTACAGTGATGGATAGGCCCGCCGCTCTGGATGTCGCGCGTACGCTGGCGGAACAGTCTTCTGTGGGAACCCGCTTGACCTATCAAGCCGGTGATTTTTTAACAGCACGCATTTCAGGAACGTATGATGTTGTCTGGTATTCCAATGTGCTCCATATCTATTCTCCTACAGACAACCTGAAAATTTTCAAAAAAATTAAACGAATCCTCAATCCTGGTGGACGGCTGCTCATCCAAGATATCTTTTTGCAGGATGCAAATGACCTTCAACCCCTTGAAGCCAATCTCTTTGCCGTCTCCATGTTGCTCTATACCCAGCGGGGCAATACCTATTCCGTGCGAGAGGTTCGAGAATGGCTTCAAAGAACTGGACTCACTCGTTCCCGGGTTCTTCATCTGAAAAAGGGAACCGGCGATTGGGAGGGTCAATTGGTGGAAGGACGCCTTCCGCGTTCTGGATAA
- a CDS encoding methyltransferase domain-containing protein yields the protein MNQFAGSKQVTQELVPGDPSGIRHLSPLPFSLHCLGGVWEGYLVGWHGDNLQLRLTGFPPIELSQIIELKYDISGQDHLFKKFHGMIKDIQVEPGQTAWEGTTDILLDCPTENDAIGFFSSGMKVLLPQGESLMVHGHALKNSFNSSWNIHNHELSDSTPGVSFREKEEKEPKDGSLILQKTGISSSRLTIKKDNGQRISAYHDQPTEGNSTEEPVVVIAPGYGETKRDYLTLAYYFASNGFHVVRYDHTNHVGESDGLHYQVSLSSMKNDFQTVTRYARATWPHSAIIGVASSLASRVALKAEAECPSLSLLIMLMSIVNVQRSAATVHQEDLFAAYGDKQCPASANFLGFNVGNQFLGDAIANKFVTIEHTLIDAKSLTSPVILVSAEKDAWVAPEDLQAFRNALDRRLEHWMVVPDALHRLQENPKRARETYRRLIAQCHKQVNQKADPDVIHTPNRLALGRQNRQEKFAQQQQAETDVGAGFWQDYLGHFQSVAQCRDYVKLLDHVFHALGPITPGQRFLDAGCGNGNAGLYFLDKLSSTILNGIPFLEKSIQYVGIDVVPDALKRANNAMLATTTKWQHGITSPTPFVTKAWAHVDLGQPLPFPDNRFDRIVSNLVIGYVQDPGATLRELYRVLAPGGRIVISNLKPNGDFSGIYQSLVSSAALPQQREEARDLLNNYGKIRQAEKEGQFCFYDQTQWESIVATLGCTNAGIFSTFAGQAYLVVLDKPIVCTQAQKPIQNAEPCSTRNQLPGILKQVA from the coding sequence ATGAATCAATTTGCTGGATCGAAGCAGGTCACTCAGGAGTTGGTTCCTGGTGATCCTTCCGGCATCCGTCACCTCTCGCCCCTTCCCTTCTCTTTGCATTGTCTGGGAGGGGTTTGGGAAGGGTATCTTGTTGGATGGCACGGAGACAATCTGCAATTGCGTTTGACCGGATTCCCTCCCATAGAACTCTCGCAGATCATTGAATTGAAATATGACATTTCAGGTCAAGATCATCTCTTCAAAAAATTTCATGGAATGATTAAAGATATACAGGTGGAACCAGGTCAGACCGCTTGGGAAGGGACAACTGACATTCTTTTAGACTGCCCCACAGAGAATGATGCCATTGGTTTCTTTTCGTCAGGTATGAAAGTTCTGCTCCCTCAAGGAGAGAGCCTCATGGTGCATGGACATGCTTTAAAGAATTCGTTCAATTCGTCCTGGAATATTCATAATCACGAACTCTCCGACTCAACACCAGGTGTGTCTTTTCGTGAGAAGGAAGAAAAAGAACCGAAGGATGGGTCTCTTATTCTTCAAAAAACGGGCATATCCAGCAGTCGTCTCACCATTAAAAAAGACAATGGGCAGCGGATTAGCGCTTACCATGACCAACCGACTGAGGGAAATTCAACAGAAGAACCGGTCGTCGTTATTGCCCCGGGGTATGGGGAAACCAAACGGGATTATTTGACCTTGGCGTATTACTTTGCCAGCAATGGATTTCATGTCGTGCGCTATGACCACACCAATCATGTCGGCGAGAGTGACGGACTGCACTATCAGGTATCCCTTTCATCAATGAAAAATGATTTTCAAACTGTGACCCGTTATGCGAGGGCCACTTGGCCGCACTCAGCCATAATCGGTGTGGCTTCCAGCTTAGCCTCGCGAGTCGCTCTTAAAGCCGAGGCTGAATGTCCATCATTATCCCTCTTGATCATGCTCATGAGCATTGTCAATGTCCAGCGGTCTGCAGCCACGGTTCATCAGGAAGATCTCTTTGCAGCCTATGGGGATAAGCAGTGTCCTGCCTCGGCAAATTTTTTGGGCTTCAATGTAGGCAATCAATTTTTGGGTGATGCCATTGCCAACAAATTCGTCACGATTGAGCACACGCTGATTGATGCGAAATCCTTAACCTCCCCTGTCATACTGGTTTCCGCTGAGAAGGATGCCTGGGTTGCTCCCGAGGATCTTCAAGCGTTTCGAAATGCATTGGATCGACGTCTTGAGCATTGGATGGTGGTACCAGATGCATTGCATCGTCTACAAGAAAACCCCAAAAGAGCCCGTGAAACCTATCGACGACTCATTGCACAATGCCATAAGCAAGTGAATCAGAAAGCAGATCCGGATGTGATCCATACTCCCAATCGATTAGCTTTGGGACGCCAAAATCGACAAGAAAAATTTGCGCAACAACAACAGGCTGAGACCGACGTCGGCGCAGGCTTTTGGCAGGATTACCTGGGCCACTTCCAGTCGGTGGCCCAATGCCGGGATTATGTGAAACTCCTTGATCATGTGTTTCATGCCTTAGGCCCCATCACTCCTGGCCAACGGTTTCTGGATGCCGGCTGTGGAAATGGTAATGCCGGGTTATATTTTTTGGATAAGCTTTCCTCTACCATTTTGAATGGGATCCCGTTCCTAGAAAAGTCCATTCAATATGTGGGGATTGATGTCGTTCCTGACGCGTTGAAACGGGCTAACAACGCGATGCTTGCCACCACCACGAAATGGCAACATGGCATAACCTCTCCGACACCCTTCGTCACGAAGGCATGGGCGCACGTAGATTTAGGGCAGCCGCTCCCCTTTCCCGACAACCGATTCGACCGGATTGTTTCTAATCTGGTAATTGGATATGTCCAGGATCCAGGCGCTACCTTACGAGAACTGTATCGTGTTCTCGCTCCAGGGGGACGAATCGTTATTTCCAATTTAAAACCAAATGGTGACTTTTCCGGCATCTACCAGAGTCTGGTCAGTAGTGCGGCTCTCCCACAACAACGAGAGGAAGCACGGGATCTTTTGAATAATTACGGAAAAATCCGACAGGCCGAAAAAGAAGGGCAATTTTGTTTTTATGATCAAACCCAATGGGAATCGATCGTCGCCACCTTGGGCTGTACGAATGCTGGTATTTTTTCAACTTTTGCAGGACAAGCGTACCTCGTTGTTTTAGACAAACCAATTGTCTGCACACAAGCGCAAAAGCCCATCCAAAATGCAGAACCATGCTCTACCCGAAACCAGCTGCCAGGGATTCTGAAGCAAGTGGCATAG
- a CDS encoding tetratricopeptide repeat protein: MAWSQSANLNSLGNRHFSKGFYTEAFQCYAQALEVDRQNGDQRSLATTLGNLGNICAVSGRREQARSYYSEVLELQKILGDERGISTTLANLGNLSADAGEWERARAYYLEALDLMNHLSDYAGKAVLLSDLGLVARETGKEEDALAYYQESLILMRRVGNEAGQSDVFRMMARLYLSQRRFEEAQSCTLTSLDVARRLKDELRMGGAWYVLASCHEAQGQWSQAVHYLQKVVRIDQKYQLPKLDENTQRLRALESQLSARAGTTHE; the protein is encoded by the coding sequence ATGGCCTGGTCTCAATCCGCCAATCTCAACTCTTTAGGCAATCGCCACTTTTCCAAAGGCTTTTATACAGAGGCTTTTCAATGTTATGCGCAGGCTTTGGAAGTTGATCGTCAAAATGGAGACCAACGGTCGTTGGCCACCACACTTGGCAATTTGGGTAACATTTGCGCCGTGAGTGGTCGTCGGGAACAAGCCAGATCCTATTATAGTGAGGTGTTAGAGCTTCAAAAAATTCTGGGTGATGAACGGGGAATTAGTACGACTTTAGCCAATTTGGGTAACCTTTCGGCCGATGCCGGCGAATGGGAACGTGCCCGGGCGTATTATCTAGAAGCTTTGGATTTAATGAATCATTTGTCCGACTATGCCGGAAAGGCGGTTTTACTCTCTGATTTGGGATTAGTCGCGAGGGAAACGGGCAAGGAAGAGGATGCGCTCGCCTATTATCAGGAATCCTTGATCTTAATGCGCCGGGTCGGGAATGAAGCTGGACAATCCGATGTCTTTCGGATGATGGCACGGTTGTATTTAAGTCAACGACGATTTGAGGAAGCGCAATCCTGTACCTTGACCAGCCTGGATGTTGCCAGACGGTTGAAAGATGAACTGCGAATGGGCGGTGCCTGGTATGTTCTTGCCAGTTGCCATGAAGCCCAAGGTCAGTGGAGCCAAGCCGTGCACTACTTACAAAAAGTTGTACGCATAGATCAAAAATATCAACTGCCAAAACTCGATGAAAATACCCAGCGGCTACGGGCTTTAGAATCCCAGCTGAGCGCCAGAGCGGGAACAACGCATGAGTGA
- a CDS encoding peroxiredoxin family protein produces the protein MKRNILQALLVVILILGTGFIVQAGSFFKVGESAPNFSLTSLDGQPLSLDQFKGKVVVLGLFHICEPCLIQSTNLQRVHDATKDKPVAVIGVNSSGDSLADVREFLQGFPLKITYPYLLDPEKKTDKLYGGGKFIPNVYVIDQNGLIRWQRVGNFFTDGTLAGHEAILQEVEKLLESPPASSTM, from the coding sequence ATGAAAAGGAATATTCTTCAGGCATTGTTAGTAGTCATTTTAATACTGGGCACCGGTTTTATCGTACAAGCGGGAAGCTTCTTTAAAGTCGGGGAGTCCGCTCCTAATTTTTCATTGACAAGTCTTGATGGCCAACCTCTCTCCCTTGACCAGTTTAAGGGTAAGGTGGTGGTTCTGGGACTCTTTCATATTTGCGAGCCGTGTTTAATTCAGAGCACCAATCTCCAGAGGGTACATGATGCCACCAAAGACAAGCCTGTAGCGGTGATCGGCGTTAATTCATCTGGCGATTCTCTGGCAGATGTCAGGGAATTCCTACAGGGATTTCCGTTGAAGATTACGTATCCCTATCTTCTAGACCCCGAAAAGAAAACAGATAAACTCTATGGCGGGGGAAAATTTATTCCCAATGTGTATGTCATTGATCAAAATGGCCTTATTCGTTGGCAGCGTGTTGGGAATTTCTTTACTGACGGCACATTAGCCGGGCATGAAGCGATTCTTCAGGAAGTGGAAAAATTGTTGGAGTCACCGCCTGCTTCCTCGACCATGTAG
- the fusA gene encoding elongation factor G, translating into MPHESAPSIRNVVICSYPGAGKTTLCEALAFSTGVIPTMGSIPQGNTIGDFEPEEVHRHHSISSTICQFEWQGTKINLIDTPGMSDYAFEVQSALRAVDGVVLVVGASTGLRSEIERVWDLIQEHELPCLLFINELDKERTDYRSILAECEKTLGFTGVPITIPVGEASTLTGVIDLISRSVITPASGTSKTHNTEIAPEHQSMANEFRRRAMEQVAETNDQLVEKYLSQGEISNEDIQDGLTLGTLEGKLVPVLCGSAIRNIGTTTLFDAIQRYLPSPSDRSSLHPNIGLQPQTHDEGQRKSDPQDPFSAFVFKTTIDPFMGRLSFVRVLSGTLHADSGFYNASRQTKEKGGHLFFSVGKKHHQVNQVSAGDIVAIGKLKDTQTGDTICDERHSIIFPGLKIARPVMSYALEVKSKNEIDKVSLGLHKLVEEDPSLEFLRNEETKEMLLSGVGQSHIDATLDKLRRKYGVEVDLHMPKIPYKETIHRMAQAQGKYKKQTGGHGQYGDCWLQIEPLPRGAGFEFHNKIVGGVIPRNFIPAVEKGVIEALQHGIVAGFPIVDIRVAVYDGSHHPVDSSELAFKVAGSMALKHALEAAQSTILEPIMSVDVLVPDDLVGTVIGDLNSRRGRIQGMATKGHNQIVKAFVPLAEMLKYAPSLTSMTAGKGSYVMEFSGYEEVPKDCLNRIVEEHKKEKEAVSSH; encoded by the coding sequence ATGCCACACGAATCGGCCCCATCCATCCGTAACGTGGTCATTTGTTCCTACCCGGGGGCAGGAAAGACCACCCTCTGTGAAGCACTGGCCTTTTCCACGGGAGTCATCCCGACCATGGGGTCCATTCCTCAGGGAAACACCATTGGTGATTTTGAACCTGAAGAGGTCCACAGGCACCATTCCATTAGTTCGACCATCTGCCAGTTCGAATGGCAGGGCACAAAAATCAATCTTATAGATACACCGGGAATGAGCGATTATGCCTTTGAGGTGCAATCCGCTCTCAGGGCGGTGGATGGCGTGGTGCTTGTTGTGGGGGCCAGTACAGGGCTACGGTCAGAAATCGAACGAGTCTGGGACCTCATTCAAGAACACGAACTTCCCTGTCTCCTGTTTATCAATGAACTGGATAAAGAACGAACGGACTATCGCTCGATTTTGGCAGAGTGTGAAAAAACATTGGGATTCACCGGAGTCCCAATCACCATTCCCGTTGGAGAAGCATCCACACTGACCGGGGTCATTGATCTCATTTCGAGGAGTGTCATAACTCCGGCTTCCGGCACGTCCAAAACCCACAACACGGAGATAGCTCCGGAACACCAATCCATGGCGAATGAATTCCGGCGTCGAGCTATGGAACAGGTGGCAGAAACGAATGATCAATTGGTGGAAAAATATCTCTCCCAAGGTGAGATCTCAAATGAAGATATACAGGATGGATTGACGCTCGGCACATTAGAGGGGAAGCTTGTTCCGGTATTGTGCGGATCTGCTATTCGCAACATTGGAACCACAACCCTGTTCGATGCGATACAACGATATCTCCCGTCTCCCTCCGATCGTTCCAGTCTCCATCCCAATATTGGCCTGCAACCTCAGACGCATGACGAAGGTCAACGAAAATCTGATCCACAAGATCCATTTTCAGCTTTCGTCTTTAAAACCACCATCGATCCATTTATGGGGCGTCTATCATTTGTGCGAGTGCTGTCAGGGACCCTACATGCAGATTCAGGATTTTATAATGCCTCCCGGCAAACCAAGGAGAAGGGTGGACATCTTTTTTTCTCCGTGGGCAAGAAGCATCACCAGGTTAATCAGGTCTCCGCCGGAGATATTGTGGCCATCGGTAAATTAAAGGATACTCAAACAGGCGACACCATTTGCGATGAACGACATTCCATTATATTCCCAGGCCTGAAAATAGCGCGGCCGGTCATGTCGTATGCCTTGGAGGTAAAAAGCAAGAATGAAATTGACAAGGTCAGCTTAGGTCTACATAAGTTAGTTGAAGAAGACCCCTCTCTCGAGTTTCTTAGGAATGAAGAGACAAAAGAAATGCTATTAAGTGGAGTAGGGCAGAGCCACATCGATGCCACTTTAGACAAACTGAGACGCAAGTATGGTGTAGAAGTGGACTTGCACATGCCGAAAATCCCCTATAAAGAGACGATCCATCGTATGGCCCAGGCTCAAGGAAAATACAAAAAACAAACCGGTGGGCATGGACAATATGGAGATTGTTGGCTACAAATAGAGCCCCTTCCCCGAGGGGCCGGATTTGAATTTCACAACAAAATTGTGGGTGGCGTCATCCCACGGAATTTCATCCCCGCAGTGGAAAAGGGCGTGATCGAAGCCCTGCAACATGGGATTGTTGCCGGGTTTCCCATCGTGGATATTCGCGTGGCTGTCTATGATGGATCTCATCATCCCGTCGATTCTTCGGAGTTGGCCTTTAAAGTGGCCGGATCAATGGCCCTCAAGCATGCACTGGAGGCCGCTCAAAGCACGATTCTTGAACCCATTATGTCCGTCGATGTGCTCGTCCCGGATGATTTGGTGGGAACCGTGATTGGAGATCTTAACTCGCGCCGTGGGCGCATACAGGGAATGGCGACGAAGGGGCACAATCAAATTGTGAAGGCCTTTGTGCCGCTAGCGGAAATGCTGAAGTATGCTCCCTCCCTGACGTCCATGACGGCTGGGAAGGGTAGTTATGTGATGGAATTTTCAGGTTACGAGGAGGTACCCAAGGATTGCCTTAATCGTATTGTGGAAGAGCATAAAAAGGAAAAGGAAGCCGTTTCGTCCCATTAA